One genomic window of Terriglobales bacterium includes the following:
- a CDS encoding tetratricopeptide repeat protein, whose product MSEADSRQQAAEFFQQAYEKQAAGELDEAIALYTRSIEAFPTAEAYTFRGWTYSFKGDVDRAIQDCLEAIKVDPEFGNPYNDIGAYLIEKGRLDEAIPWFEKAIVAPRYQARCYPHFNLGRVYERRHNWKKALECYHRAWEANPQYAAALSAFRRLQAMWN is encoded by the coding sequence ATGTCGGAAGCGGATTCGCGCCAGCAAGCCGCCGAATTTTTTCAGCAGGCCTACGAGAAACAGGCGGCCGGCGAGCTTGATGAAGCCATCGCGCTCTACACTCGCTCCATCGAGGCCTTCCCCACCGCCGAGGCCTACACCTTCCGCGGCTGGACCTATTCCTTCAAGGGCGACGTGGACCGCGCCATCCAGGATTGCCTCGAAGCCATCAAGGTCGACCCGGAGTTCGGCAACCCGTATAACGACATCGGCGCCTACCTGATCGAGAAGGGCCGGCTCGACGAAGCGATTCCCTGGTTCGAGAAAGCCATCGTCGCGCCCCGCTACCAGGCCCGCTGCTACCCGCACTTCAACCTGGGACGCGTCTACGAACGCCGCCACAACTGGAAGAAAGCCCTCGAGTGCTACCACCGCGCCTGGGAAGCGAATCCCCAGTACGCCGCCGCCTTGAGCGCCTTCCGCCGCCTGCAGGCGATGTGGAACTGA